From the Amia ocellicauda isolate fAmiCal2 chromosome 21, fAmiCal2.hap1, whole genome shotgun sequence genome, one window contains:
- the lrrc57 gene encoding leucine-rich repeat-containing protein 57 gives MGNSALKAHLETSQKTGVFQLTGKGLPEFPEDLQSLSSNLRTVDLSNNKIEVLPPFIGIFLSLKSLTLNCNKLTCLPEEIGKLKKLETLHLNGNQLQRLPASMGQLKALRTLGLSGNRFREFPGNLGTLRHLDLLDLSKNHIQAVPEEVASLQVIELNLNQNQISAVSPEVSKCQRLKVLRLEENCLELSSLPPSILTESQVSLLALEGNLFEVKKIWDMEGYDKYMERFTATKKKFA, from the exons ATGGGGAACAGCGCCCTGAAGGCTCACCTTGAGACCTCCCAGAAGACGGGGGTGTTTCAGCTCACAGGCAAGGGCCTACCCGAG TTTCCGGAAGACCTCCAAAGCCTGTCTAGCAACCTACGGACAGTAGATCTCTCCAACAACAAGATCGAAGTCTTACCCCCCTTTATTGGGATCTTCCTCAGCCTCAAGAGCCTCACCCTCAACTGCAACAAACTCA CATGTCTCCCAGAGGAGATTGGGAAACTGAAGAAGCTGGAGACCCTGCACCTCAACGGGAACCAGCTGCAGAGACTGCCGGCGTCTATGGGACAGCTGAAGGCACTACGCACCCTGGGCCTCTCTGGGAACCGCTTTCGAGAGTTCCCTGGCAATCTGGGCACCCTCCGCCACCTGGACCTGTTAGACTTGTCCAAGAATCACATCCAGGCTGTGCCAGAAGAGGTGGCCTCCCTACAGGTCATTGAGTTGAACCTCAATCAGAACCAG ATCTCGGCGGTGTCCCCAGAAGTATCGAAGTGCCAGCGGCTGAAGGTGCTGCGGCTGGAGGAGAACTGCCTGGAGCTGTCCTCACTGCCGCCATCCATCCTGACCGAGTCCCAGGTGTCCCTTCTCGCTCTGGAAGGGAATCTCTTCGAGGTGAAGAAGATCTGGGATATGGAAGGATATGACAAG TACATGGAGCGCTTCACTGCGACCAAGAAGAAATTCGCCTGA
- the tyro3 gene encoding tyrosine-protein kinase receptor TYRO3, with translation MWIVLNQPEEKMKSPAVWIPLFLGVVGSTSQELQFTKNPTNLTVSQGNSARLQCAVQGLSEPEIFWMKDGEKLYSTDQMYINLDQDHWATFHSVKSVQQTDAGKYWCVAEFNGVSVSSAPAWINVEGVPHFVLEPQDVATLPSMPFNLSCEAVGPPEPVEVVWWVDGAPMGEPGPSKSVLPIPGVTQSIKFYCEAKNTRGISVSRTGTVHIKVPPEAPSAVQVIEVQQNNVTLSWTPGFTGHSALNACTIQVSQNSGEGVELPEYHVTVPPFQQLIGGLKCFSNYSARICCDNEVGNSPFSNWIAFQTLESVPTAAPFNLSFQLTDEQLTLSWGVLAQEQINGMLQGYRVQWDLGGESQEALQFRENTVNLSRGGRFSNATFRVSACTAVGCGPWSQPVLVLPVAASRSPAPRGHVWTALLVAVLTAIMLGLLLTVLVRRRGKEMQFGAVFEPVSPGTEPAVSFTATRSFNRQGAEISESTLESLGISDELKAKLQDVLVPERLLTLGHMLGKGEFGSVREAHLKMEDSSVQKVAVKVLKSDINSSGDIEQCLREAAYMKDFHHANVIQLIGVSLHRRPQQCLPVPMLILPFMKHGDLHTFLLMSRLGDDPFNLSLQMLVQFMLDIARGMEYLSGKNFIHRDLAARNCMLNENMTVCVADFGLSKKIYSGDYYRQGSASKLPVKWIALESLADNVYTSQSDVWAFGVTMWEIITRGQTPYPGVENSEIYEYLIKGGRLKQPPDCLDDIYDIMYSCWSPNPKTRPGFPFLIEQLEGLWAGLSPGPGKEELLYVNLGEGDGPFQEEPGRAVPWQCGGGQKEGEEDWLMVSSGAAGASGGDYRYIDPRHATGNYCQAGPCGPPPALQQEEAEEEETDSVINV, from the exons ATGTGGATCGTGTTGAACCAGCCTGAAGAGAAGATGAAGTCCCCTGCAGTGTGGATCCCCCTTTTCTTGGGGGTTGTAGGAAGCACAAGTCAGG AGCTGCAGTTCACGAAGAACCCCACTAACTTGACCGTGTCCCAGGGCAACTCGGCCCGCCTGCAGTGCGCCGTACAGGGGCTGAGTGAGCCCGAGATCTTCTGGATGAAGGACGGGGAGAAACTCTACAGCACCGACCAGATGTATATCAACCTGGATCAGGACCACTGGGCGACCTTCCACAG TGTGAAATCTGTCCAGCAGACGGATGCTGGGAAGTACTGGTGTGTGGCTGAGTTCAACGGCGTCAGTGTGTCCTCGGCGCCGGCCTGGATCAATGTGGAAG GTGTGCCGCACTTTGTGCTGGAGCCCCAGGATGTGGCCACGCTGCCCAGCATGCCCTTTAACCTGAGCTGCGAGGCCGTGGGCCCCCCAGAGCCAGTGGAGGTGGTGTGGTGGGTGGACGGGGCGCCGATGGGAGAGCCTGGTCCCTCAAAGTCTGTACTCCCCATCCCTG GAGTCACCCAGAGCATCAAGTTCTACTGTGAAGCCAAGAACACCAGGGGAATCTCGGTGTCCCGCACAGGCACCGTGCACATCAAAG TTCCCCCAGAAGCCCCAAGCGCAGTGCAAGTGATCGAGGTGCAGCAGAATAACGTCACCCTGTCCTGGACCCCTGGTTTCACTGGACACTCGGCTCTGAATGCCTGCACCATACAG GTATCACAGAACTCCGGAGAGGGGGTGGAGCTTCCAGAGTATCATGTGACCGTGCCTCCTTTCCAGCAGCTCATTGGAGGCCTGAAGTGCTTCTCAAACTACAGTGCACGAATCTGCTGTGACAACGAAGTGGGAAACTCCCCTTTCTCAAACTGGATTGCTTTCCAAACGCTGGAATCAG TGCCAACGGCTGCTCCTTTCAACCTGAGTTTCCAGCTGACCGACGAGCAGCTCACCCTGAGCTGGGGGGTGCTGGCCCAGGAGCAGATCAACGGCATGCTGCAGGGCTACAGGGTGCAGTGGGACCTGGGCGGAGAGAGTCAG GAGGCGCTGCAATTCAGGGAGAACACCGTGAACCTGTCCAGAGGGGGGCGCTTCTCCAACGCCACGTTCCGGGTGTCGGCCTGCACTGCCGTGGGCTGCGGGCCCTGGAGCCAGCCTGTCCTGGTACTGCCTGTTGCTG CGAGCCGCTCTCCCGCCCCGCGCGGACATGTCTGGACCGCCCTGCTGGTGGCCGTCCTCACCGCCATCATGCTGGGGCTGCTGCTCACCGTGCTGGTCCgccggagagggaaggagatGCAGTTCGG GGCCGTCTTTGAGCCCGTGTCTCCGGGGACAGAACCGGCAGTATCCTTCACAGCGACCAGGTCTTTCAACAGGCAGGGCGCAGAGATCTCAGAGTCAACCT TGGAAAGCCTGGGTATCAGTGATGAGCTGAAGGCCAAGCTGCAGGATGTCCTGGTCCCAGAGAGGCTGCTCACTCTAGGACACATGCTCGGGAAAG GAGAGTTTGGTTCAGTGCGCGAGGCCCACTTAAAAATGGAGGACAGCTCTGTCCAGAAGGTGGCAGTGAAGGTGCTTAAAA GTGACATCAACTCCTCCGGCGATATAGAGCAGTGTCTGCGAGAGGCCGCGTACATGAAGGACTTCCACCACGCCAATGTCATCCAGCTGATTG GGGTGAGTCTGCACCGGCGTCCCCAGCAGTGCCTGCCTGTTCCCATGTTGATCCTGCCCTTCATGAAACACGGAGACCTGCACACCTTCCTGCTGATGTCTCGGCTGGGAGACGATCCTTTT AATCTCTCTCTGCAGATGCTCGTCCAGTTCATGCTGGATATCGCCCGTGGGATGGAGTATCTGAGCGGCAAGAACTTCATTCACCGTGACCTGGCTGCACGCAACTGCAT gttgAACGAGAACATGACGGTGTGTGTGGCTGACTTCGGCCTGTCCAAGAAGATCTACAGCGGGGATTACTACCGCCAGGGCTCGGCCTCCAAGCTGCCAGTGAAGTGGATCGCCCTAGAGAGCCTGGCAGACAATGTCTACACCAGCCAGAGTGACGTG TGGGCGTTCGGGGTGACCATGTGGGAGATTATAACCCGAGGGCAGACCCCCTACCCTGGGGTGGAGAACTCTGAGATCTACGAGTACCTCATCAAGGGGGGCCGTCTGAAACAGCCTCCGGACTGCCTTGATGACAT ctaTGACATCATGTACAGCTGCTGGAGTCCCAATCCTAAGACCCGGCCTGGGTTCCCCTTCCTAATAGAGCAGCTGGAGGGTTTGTGGGCGGGGCTGTCGCCAGGCCCGGGGAAGGAGGAGCTGCTGTACGTGAATTTGGGAGAGGGTGATGGTCCATTCCAGGAAGAGCCGGGCAGAGCTGTGCCCTGGCAATGTGGAGGCGGGCAGAAGGAGGGCGAGGAGGACTGGCTGATGGTGTCCTCTGGGGCCGCAGGGgccagtggaggagactaccgCTACATAGACCCCCGCCATGCCACTGGAAACTACTGCCAAGCAGGGCCATGCGGGCCCCCCCCGGCTCTTCAACAGGAGGAGGCTGAGGAGGAGGAAACGGATAGCGTCATCAATGTGTGA
- the haus2 gene encoding HAUS augmin-like complex subunit 2 has protein sequence MNPWDPAPYSVTAAAQLLARCVASGALSEENLESIPRDTNVFSPHLLEAEQAAAMRREIDEKSLEVELLQLEREGADVTHCFYLAQKFEAIQQFTTHLQEVLREQRSLRQRLMKPLCQQNLPIEANLHRYVVQILSMAANFIETLESSVKATRSIPTIGPSMTNLDHALAQLLSMVAEVEELYKQVLDWKDLQVNTHE, from the exons ATGAACCCCTGGGATCCGGCACCCTATTCTGTGACAGCAGCGGCCCAGCTGTTGGCCAGATGTGTGGCTTCCGGGGCGCTGTCTGAG GAGAACCTCGAATCTATCCCAAGGGACACAAATGTGTTCTCTCCTCACCTCCTGGAGGCTGAACAAGCTGCAGCCATGAGACGTGAAATTGACGAG AAAAGCTTGGAGGTGGAGCTCTTGCAGCTAGAAAGGGAAGGTGCAGACGTTACCCACTGCTTTTACCTGG CACAGAAGTTTGAGGCTATCCAGCAGTTCACTACTCATCTGCAGGAGGTTCTGCGAGAACAGAGGAGTCTTCGCCAAAGACTGATGAAGCCACTCTGCCAACAGAATCTGCCCATCGAGGCCAACCTGCACAG GTATGTGGTGCAGATTTTGAGCATGGCGGCCAACTTCATAGAGACCTTAGAGAGCAGCGTGAAGGCCACGCGCTCTATTCCCACCATTGGACCATCAATGACCAATTTG GATCATGCTCTTGCTCAGCTCCTGTCCATGGTAGCAGAAGTAGAGGAGCTGTACAAGCAAGTTCTGGACTGGAAGGATCTGCAGGTGAACACCCATGAATGA